In one window of Mercurialis annua linkage group LG4, ddMerAnnu1.2, whole genome shotgun sequence DNA:
- the LOC126679421 gene encoding uncharacterized protein LOC126679421 — MAEKTNSVIISDTPSNSSLLNPQCRIVCHVCHKQFSQYTCPRCNSRYCSLHCYKSHSTRCTESFMRENVVEELRQTKPDDESKRKMMDILKRYHSEEEMDSMEEDDCLLSEETIQKILSGDSICYEDLSAEEQKQFQRTVASGELSKLIQPWDPWWLKPSARTISLSKEGTQLIQPLSKQEVPLLHEDRAAEGQSSEIPPGPEAPLVPVAKLISAEPSPLLAVHLVDIIYSYCFTLRLYNGDWPSDAIGSAMVVLSISSVLGQGRQPETVTEVVSYCLEQTCSPEYRRMGGLQFGLGIISDVIQIISLGGPALICALCDLQRLFQAGERELKAERLKKSTKSETRSKLKLGERKVYFMMCWVHEQPMEAWHSLSAILETEKSKVMDYYSSSNTINSAGKKNNPESRGKLFIEEIK; from the exons ATGGCGGAGAAGACCAATTCAGTGATCATCTCTGATACACCATCCAATTCTTCCCTTCTAAATCCTCAATGCCGTATTGTCTGCCACGT CTGTCATAAGCAATTTTCGCAGTATACTTGTCCACGATGCAATTCTCGCTATTGTTCGCTTCACTGCTATAAG TCACATAGTACTCGGTGTACTGAATCATTTATGCGAGAAAATGTAGTGGAAGAGCTTAGGCAAACGAAGCCTGATGATGAATCAAAGCGAAAAATGATGGATATATTGAAAAGATATCATTCTGAGGAAGAAATGGATAGCATGGAGGAGGATG ATTGTCTTCTATCCGAGGAGACTATTCAAAAGATATTATCCG GAGATTCAATCTGTTATGAAGATTTATCTGCAGAAGAGCAGAAACAGTTCCAAAGAACTGTGGCATCTGGAGAACTTAGCAAGTTGATCCAACCTTGGGATCCATGGTGGTTAAAGCCTTCTGCCAGAACAATCTCTCTTAGCAAGGAAGGGACTCAGCTTATCCAACCGCTAAGTAAGCAAGAAGTGCCATTATTGCATGAAGATCGTGCAGCTGAAGGGCAATCTAGTGAGATTCCACCTGGCCCCGAAGCCCCATTAGTTCCAGTGGCAAAGCTTATCTCCGCAGAACCATCACCGCTCTTAGCAGTTCACTTGGTTGACATTATATATAGCTACTGTTTCACGTTACGGCTGTACAATGGAGATTGGCCATCGGATGCTATAGGATCAGCTATGGTGGTGTTGAGTATCTCCTCTGTCTTAGGCCAGGGCAGGCAGCCAGAAACAGTGACAGAAGTTGTGTCGTATTGCTTAGAACAAACTTGCTCTCCAGAGTACAGACGAATGGGGGGATTGCAGTTCGGATTGGGTATCATCAGTGATGTGATACAAATAATTTCACTGGGAGGTCCGGCCTTAATATGTGCTCTTTGCGATTTGCAGAGACTGTTTCAGGCTGGGGAGAGGGAACTCAAAGCAGAAAGATTAAAAAAGTCGACAAAGTCAGAAACGAGAAGCAAACTGAAACTTGGTGAGAGGAAGGTTTATTTCATGATGTGCTGGGTGCACGAGCAGCCAATGGAAGCTTGGCATTCCTTATCTGCCATTTTAGAGACAGAAAAAAGCAAAGTCATGGATTATTACAGTAGTAGCAACACCATAAACTCTGCAGGGAAGAAGAATAACCCTGAGAGTCGTGGTAAACTTTTTATAGAAGAGATAAAGTAA
- the LOC126679361 gene encoding transcription factor bHLH157, which produces MGLVLKELLKNLCCSNGWSYGVFWSFDQRNSMLLTMEDVYYEEEMGVVVNNMLQQVHMLGEEGIVGQVALSGKNQWIISNDDNGGQNSEIHCQFSFGLKTIAVIPVQSRGVLQFGSTHKIFETPQILDQIERLFNGMETVSERTSAGINPTSSLNYENCEINEWFDFFCNGNITPMHSSSSCNELMEIAYSSVNFTQSTDFPSDLQQEKMDPFCFASSHLTSSMQTESETGLQKFPEELKLDDIAVDFSSCFASDNPFEYFVSESAGVGNVPVGNQFSEPANSVQSSITDHSYFCSGQEKMIDSCHSDLLECLGLKYETGERTNWQENTMKPIMSCGVSTSTVSECISELDVHSKIGSKKGLFSELGIDQLLNGVNNNSSIDDQLFTAKRRRMESSSLNQVQSGSISCCNGSIVMQSSYQNKDKAASSLASKKEIFPNSQVGLWIDDSYSINNGSGPPVKAKKINEPTKATKKRARPGESGRPRPKDRQQIQDLIKELKGIIPDGGKCSIDALLDRTIKYMLFLQSVTKYAEKLKQVDEPKLIGKEQKSVPKDNRTSGGGGATWALEVGDESTTVCPIIVEDLTPSGLMLIEMLCEDRGLFLEIADIIRGFGLNIVKGVMETRQDKLWAHFIVEAKTGVTRIELFWSLLQLTSTASHENIPSLNNFEQPCPYQ; this is translated from the exons ATGGGTTTGGTTTTGAAGGAGTTACTTAAGAATCTTTGTTGCAGTAATGGTTGGTCTTATGGTGTTTTTTGGAGCTTTGATCAAAGAAATTCCAT GTTGCTGACTATGGAAGATGTCTACTATGAAGAAGAAATGGGGGTAGTTGTTAACAATATGCTTCAGCAGGTCCATATGCTCGGTGAAGAAGG AATTGTTGGCCAAGTTGCTTTATCTGGCAAGAACCAATGGATTATTTCGAATGATGACAATGGAGGACAGAATTCTGAGATTCATTGCCAATTTTCCTTTGGTTTGAAG ACAATTGCAGTAATTCCTGTGCAATCAAGAGGAGTTCTGCAATTTGGATCTACTCATAAG ATTTTCGAGACACCGCAAATTTTGGATCAAATTGAAAGATTGTTCAATGGGATGGAAACTGTTAGTGAGCGTACTTCTGCTGGCATTAATCCCACTTCATCTTTGAACTATGAGAATTGTGAGATAAATGAGTGGTTTGATTTCTTCTGTAATGGAAATATCACGCCGATGCATAGCAGCAGCTCGTGCAATGAGCTCATGGAAATTGCTTACTCTTCTGTGAATTTTACTCAGTCTACTGATTTCCCTTCAGATCTTCAACAAGAGAAAATGGACCCTTTTTGTTTTGCATCATCTCATCTTACTAGTTCAATGCAGACAGAATCTGAAACTGGCTTACAGAAGTTTCCTGAAGAGCTTAAGCTAGATGATATTGCGGTGGATTTTTCTAGCTGCTTTGCATCGGACAATCCTTTCGAGTATTTTGTCTCAGAATCAGCTGGGGTTGGCAATGTTCCAGTAGGCAATCAATTTTCAGAACCGGCAAATTCAGTGCAAAGTTCCATTACTGATCATTCCTATTTTTGTTCTGGTCAAGAGAAAATGATTGATAGTTGCCACAGTGATCTGTTGGAGTGTTTGGGCTTAAAATATGAAACAGGAGAACGTACAAATTGGCAAGAAAACACGATGAAGCCAATAATGAGTTGCGGTGTTAGCACAAGTACTGTTTCAGAATGCATCTCAGAGTTGGATGTTCATTCTAAAATTGGCTCTAAGAAGGGATTATTCTCAGAATTAGGAATTGACCAGCTTCTAAATGGAGTCAATAATAACTCTAGCATTGATGATCAACTTTTCACTGCCAAGAGAAGAAGAATGGAAAGTTCGTCGCTCAATCAAGTTCAGTCAGGGAGCATCTCTTGCTGTAATGGCAGCATCGTAATGCAATCTTCATATCAAAATAAGGATAAAGCAGCAAGCAGTCTTGCGTCGAAAAAAGAGATATTCCCCAATTCACAAGTTGGCTTGTGGATTGATGATAGCTATAGCATTAACAATGGAAGTGGTCCTCCAGTAAAGGCTAAAAAGATTAATGAGCCGACAAAGGCCACCAAGAAACGAGCTAGACCTGGCGAAAGTGGTAGACCAAGGCCGAAAGACCGTCAGCAGATCCAAGATCTCATCAAAGAGCTGAAAGGGATCATCCCCGATGGTGGAAAG TGTAGCATAGATGCTCTACTAGATCGCACCATCAAATACATGCTATTCTTGCAAAGCGTAACAAAATATGCAGAAAAGCTTAAACAAGTTGATGAGCCAAAG CTGATCGGCAAGGAACAAAAATCAGTTCCAAAAGACAACAGAAcaagtggtggtggtggtgctACATGGGCACTGGAAGTTGGAGATGAGTCAACAACAGTTTGCCCAATCATAGTTGAAGATCTCACTCCATCGGGCCTCATGCTTATAGAG ATGCTATGCGAGGACAGAGGATTGTTTCTGGAGATAGCAGATATTATTAGAGGCTTTGGATTGAACATAGTGAAGGGAGTAATGGAAACTCGCCAAGATAAGCTGTGGGCACACTTCATTGTCGAG GCAAAAACAGGAGTAACCAGAATAGAACTGTTTTGGTCACTTCTACAACTAACATCCACAGCTAGTCATGAAAATATTCCTTCCTTAAACAACTTCGAGCAACCATGTCCTTATCAATGA
- the LOC126676760 gene encoding aluminum-activated malate transporter 10, which translates to MAPEKKAIEGVEWRINVGDGSSKSLVEEERFATRIWLGIKSLILKFLIFFKKARDIGANDPRKIAHCVKVGMALSVVSLFYYVRPLYDGVGGNAMWAIMTVVVVFENTVGATICKCLNRVCGTSLAGMLAFGVHWVATKSGEKFEPLIVGASIFMLASAATFSRFIPSVKQRFDYGAMIFILTFSLITVSGYRVDKLFEMAHDRISTIIVGTSLCIFVSMLICPIWAGRDLHTLTTTNMDKLANSLDGCVAEYFNSNESDEESDKKILGYKCVLSSKASEESMANFAKWEPAHGNFGFKHPWKQYPKIGASMRNCAYCIEALTSCILSENQAPDLIKNQLRDVCLKVSSTSSTVIRELSTTIKTMKRSSDIDFLSEETSIAVEELQETLRTLSNLHNPPINIGAETNSAAADETDATLVPLIEVIPLVTFASLLIEITTRIKGIVNAVDELANLAEFKVEADENCDKSRSNNRVEQDLDEKTMKTLQKV; encoded by the exons ATGGCTCCGGAAAAGAAGGCAATAGAGGGAGTTGAATGGAGGATAAATGTAGGAGATGGGTCTTCAAAGAGTTTAGTAGAGGAAGAAAGATTTGCAACTAGGATTTGGCTTGGTATAAAAAGtttgatattgaaatttttgatatttttcaagAAAGCTAGGGATATTGGTGCAAATGATCCAAGAAAAATAGCTCATTGTGTTAAAGTAGGGATGGCACTTAGTGTTGTCTCACTTTTCTACTACGTGAGACCTTTGTATGATGGTGTGGGAGGCAATGCTATGTGGGCTATTATGACTGTTGTGGTAGTCTTTGAAAACACCGTTG GTGCAACAATATGCAAGTGTTTGAATCGAGTGTGTGGAACTTCTCTTGCTGGAATGCTTGCTTTTGGTGTCCATTGGGTTGCTACTAAATCAGGAGAGAAATTTGAGCCTTTAATTGTTGGAGCCTCAATTTTCATGCTAG CTTCTGCAGCGACCTTCTCTCGATTTATTCCGTCGGTTAAACAACGATTCGATTATGGTGCCATGATCTTCATCCTGACGTTTAGCTTGATTACTGTGTCTGGATACAGGGTggataaattgtttgaaatggCTCATGATAGAATATCAACCATTATTGTTGGCACAAGCTTGTGTATTTTTGTAAGCATGCTTATTTGCCCCATTTGGGCTGGTCGAGACCTTCACACTCTAACCACCACCAATATGGACAAACTTGCCAATTCCTTAGATG GTTGTGTGGCTGAGTATTTCAATTCTAATGAAAGTGACGAAGAATCTGATAAAAAAATACTTGGCTACAAATGTGTTCTGAGCTCAAAGGCTAGCGAAGAATCCATG GCAAATTTTGCCAAATGGGAACCTGCTCATGGAAACTTCGGGTTTAAACATCCATGGAAACAATACCCGAAAATCGGTGCCTCCATGCGCAACTGTGCCTACTGCATCGAAGCTCTTACTAGCTGCATTCTTTCAGAAAATCAg GCTCCTGACTTGATAAAGAATCAACTAAGAGACGTGTGTCTGAAAGTGAGCTCAACTTCTTCTACTGTCATAAGAGAGCTATCGACGACTATCAAGACAATGAAAAGATCATCCGACATAGATTTCTTGTCCGAAGAAACGAGCATTGCAGTCGAAGAACTTCAAGAAACCTTAAGAACTCTATCAAATCTACATAATCCACCAATCAATATCGGTGCAGAGACGAACTCTGCTGCAGCTGATGAAACAGATGCGACACTAGTCCCTCTTATAGAAGTTATTCCATTAGTAACTTTTGCTTCTTTGCTGATAGAAATTACTACCAGAATCAAAGGTATTGTTAATGCAGTCGACGAACTAGCAAATTTAGCGGAATTCAAGGTAGAAGCTGATGAAAATTGCGATAAAAGTCGATCAAATAACAGAGTTGAACAAGATTTAGATGAGAAAACTATGAAAACTCTTCAAAAAGTTTGA
- the LOC126677795 gene encoding plant UBX domain-containing protein 10 has product MVDVADKLAYFQAITGLEDADLCNDILQAHGWDLELAISSFTSNNNADTTSTTTIIQNDVVSSTTDTGTSASQPSTRDAPVAAAAAPGLAWKLITLPISVISGSLGLLSGAIGLGLWATGGVLSYSLGMVGLGPNASRNAESSSLVTLSAAAREAIDFVSAFDREYGASGRPNFVTEGFMDALQRSRNAYKLLFVYLHSPDHPDTPSFCERTLCSEMLSEFVNENFVAWGGSIRATEGFKMSNSLKASRYPFVALVMPATNQRIALLQQVEGPKSPEEMLTILQRVLEESSPVLVSARLEAEERRTNMRLREEQDAAYRAALEADQARERQRKEEQERLEREAAEAERKRKEEEEAREREAREAAEKEAVLARMREEKALSLGAEPEKGPGITQVLVRFPSGERKERRFHCTATIKTLYDYVDSLGFLEVDSYSLVSNFPRSVYGSEKLSLSLKEAGLHPQASLFVELN; this is encoded by the exons ATGGTTGATGTAGCTGATAAATTAGCCTATTTCCAAGCGATCACAGGTCTTGAAGATGCCGATTTATGCAACGACATCCTCCAAGCTCATGGCTGGGACCTTGAACTCGCGATCTCATCTTTCACCTCCAATAACAACGCCGACACCACTTCCACCACTACAATTATCCAAAACGACGTAGTTTCCTCCACCACCGACACCGGAACATCCGCCTCACAGCCTTCCACTCGCGACGCACCAGTTGCCGCCGCTGCCGCTCCTGGTCTAGCCTGGAAACTAATCACTCTGCCTATTTCGGTGATCTCCGGAAGTCTAGGGTTATTATCAGGTGCTATCGGCTTAGGACTATGGGCAACAGGCGGCGTTTTATCGTATTCGTTAGGTATGGTCGGATTAGGACCAAATGCAAGTAGAAATGCTGAATCCTCCTCTTTAGTAACGCTGTCGGCTGCCGCCAGAGAGGCGATTGATTTCGTATCGGCTTTTGATAGGGAGTATGGTGCTTCTGGAAGACCTAATTTTGTAACGGAAGGGTTTATGGATGCTTTACAGAGATCGAGAAATGCCTACAAGTTGTTGTTTGTGTACTTGCATTCTCCGGATCATCCTGATACGCCGTCGTTCTGTGAGAGGACGTTGTGTTCGGAGATGTTGAGTGAGTTTGTGAATGAGAATTTTGTGGCTTGGGGTGGGAGTATTAGGGCTACTGAAGGTTTTAAAATGAGTAATAGTTTAAAAGCTTCTAGATATCCTTTTGTTGCTCTTGTCATGCCTGCTACTAATCAAAGGATCGCCCTGCTTCAGCAG GTCGAGGGTCCAAAATCCCCTGAAGAAATGCTCACTATACTTCAGAGAGTGCTTGAAGAAAGTTCTCCGGTGCTTGTTTCTGCAAGACTTGAAGCAGAAGAAAGGAGAACCAACATGCGTTTGAGGGAGGAACAAGATGCTGCTTACAGAGCAGCACTTGAGGCAGATCAA GCTAGAGAACGTCAAAGGAAAGAGGAGCAAGAACGTCTGGAGAGGGAAGCTGCTGAAGCAGAGAGGAAGcgaaaagaggaagaagaggcCCGCGAAAGAGAAGCACGTGAAGCTGCAGAAAAAGAGGCTGTTCTGGCTAGAATGCGCGAGGAGAAAGCCTTATCACTTGGCGCTGAACCTGAAAAAGGACCCGGTATCACACAG GTTTTGGTACGGTTCCCAAGTGGAGAACGCAAAGAAAGAAGGTTCCACTGCACTGCCACTATCAAGACTCTATATGACTATGTTGATTCGTTGGGTTTCTTAGAGGTTGACTCATACAGCCTCGTCTCAAACTTTCCGCGGTCAGTATATGGCTCAGAGAAACTCTCTTTGTCCTTGAAAGAAGCAGGATTGCATCCTCAGGCCAGCCTTTTTGTGGAGCTGAACTAG